In Caretta caretta isolate rCarCar2 chromosome 11, rCarCar1.hap1, whole genome shotgun sequence, the sequence AGCTAcgctgggggggtggagagtggggggaaggggcaccaTGGAGCTGcgctggggggggctgagagggggGAACAGGCACCAtggagctgtgctgggggggtgggagtgggggaaagaggcacCATGGAGCTgcgctggggggggcagagagtggggggaaggggcaccaTGGAGCTATGCTGGGGTGGCAGAGAGTGGGGGGAACAAGCACCATGGAGCAGCGCTGCGGGGGGTcggagagtggggggaagaggcaccATGGAGctgcgctggggggggggcagagagtggggggaaggggcaacatggagctatgctgggggggtgggagtgggggaaagaggcacCATGGAGCTacgctgggggggtgggagtgggggaaggggcaccaTGGAGCTacgctgggggggtgggagtgggggaaggggcaccaTGGAGCTAcgctggggggggtgggagtgggggaaggggcaccaTGGAGCTAcgctgggggggtggagagtggggggaaggggcaccaTGGAGCTGcgctggggggggctgagagggggGAACAGGCACCAtggagctgtgctgggggggtgggagtgggggaaagaggcaccatggagctgtgctgggggggtgggagtgggggaaagaggcaccatggagctgtgctgggggggtgggagtgggggaaagaggcaccatggagctgtgctgggggggtgggagtgggggaaagaggcaccatggagctgtgctgggggggtgggagtgggggaaagaggcacTCAGGAAGCTGCTCACTGAGCTGCTTGGGGGACACTGGGGGGCTaagggcaggcatgcagggagctgCTCCTGGGGGCCTCTGGGAGAAAGCTGGCTAGTACCAGGTGCTCTGGGGCCCCTTTGGCACATGGGGCCGTGGCTCATCACCCCTGCCATGGGCTGTGCCCCCCTCAGGGTGTGGCGGTGGGGCGCTCACCCTGCTCCAGGAGTCCACGTGTACCATGCCAGCATGCAGTGTCTGTGCCAACGAGTGGGATTAACCCTCTCCCTGCATTGCTCGCCGGCTCGGGATCCCTGGGCAGGGTCCTGCGCATGCCCCGTCAGACCGCCCCAGGGATAGCCTTCCTGCCCCAAACGGGCCACTGCAGTCCcctcaaactccccccccccccccggcatctgACTCCTGCTGGCCCCGGTGTGTCTGGCGGGCTGGTCCGTGcgggccctggctgggccccggGGTGACTGGAGGGCTGGTCCGTGCgggccctggctgggccctggGGTGACTGGAGGGCTGGTCCGTGCgggccctggctgggccctggGGTGACTGGAGGGCTGGTCCGTGtgggccctggctgggccccggTGTGTCTGGAGGGCTGGTCCGTGCTagccctggctgggccctggGGTGACTGGAGGGCTGGTCCGTGCGGGCCCTGGCTGGGTCCCGGGGTGTCTGGAGGGCTGGTCCGTGCgggccctggctgggccctggGGTGACTGGAGGGCTGGTCCGTGCgggccctggctgggccctggGGTGACTGGAGGGCTGGTCCGTGtgggccctggctgggccccggTGTGTCTGGAGGGCTGGTCCGTGCTAGCCCTGGCTGGGCCCCGGGGTGACTGGAGGGCTGGTCCGTGCTAGCCCTGGCTGGGCCCCGGGGTGACTGGAGGGCTGGTCCGTGCTAGCCCTGGCTGGGCCCCGGGGTGACTGGAGGGCTGGTCCGTGcgggccctggctgggccccggTGTGTCTGGAGGGCTGGTCCGTGcgggccctggctgggccccggGGTGACTGGAGGGCTGGTCCGTGcaggccctggctgggccccggTGTGTCTGGAGGGCTGGTCCGTGcgggccctggctgggccccggTGTGTCTGGAGGGCTGGTCCGTGtgggccctggctgggccccggGGTGACTGGAGGGCTGGTCCGTGcgggccctggctgggccccggTGTGTCTGGAGGGCTGGTCCGTGcgggccctggctgggccccggGGTGACTGGAGGGCTGGTCCGTGcgggccctggctgggccccggGGTGACTGGAGGGCTGGTCCGTGCgggccctggctgggccctggGGTGACTGGAGGGCTGGTCCGTGCGGGCCCTGGCTGGGTCCCGGTGTGTCTGGAGGGCTGGTCCGTGtgggccctggctgggccccggTGTGTCTGGAGGGCTGGTCCGTGcgggccctggctgggccccggGGTGACTGGAGGGCTGGTCCGTGtgggccctggctgggccccggGGTGACTGGAGGGCTGGTCCGTGcgggccctggctgggccccggGGTGACTGGAGGGCTGGTCCGTGcgggccctggctgggccccggGGTGACTGGAGGGCTGGTCCGTGCGGGCTCTGTGTGTCGGTCCAAGCTGGCCCTGCGCGGGCCCTGCTGCTGGTGTCACTAGGGGTCGGGGGGTCTGGGCTATACCCGAAGAGCTGGGCCAGAGCCCATGGTCAAGGGCACGGTAGAGCCGCAGTCATAGTCCAGGTCGACCACGGCGTGCGCACTTGTGATGAGGCTGCTCAGCGACGTACCCGTCTGCCGCTCCCGGAAGCTCTGGATGTAGCTCtggaggagagaggagggaaatgGGCGCCATGTCCCCAGCCCTCCCGCTGCCacctcagcccctctccccttccccagctctgggtcTCTGCTGCCCGTGTCTGGGGGAAGGaccagccaggctgctgcagtTCAGCCCTTCCCCTGCAGGTGGGGCCGCCGCTACACCCCCCAGCCCACCCGCGGGGAGGGGAAGTAATTGCCCGAGTTCAGGTTGCTGCAGCCAGGTGGTTCTCCCCTGCCCGCTCTGCTCAATGGGTCCCGCTCTCTGCGGCCTGGGGCAGCGTGTGGGAGTCTGGAGAAAAGGCAGCTGTCACTGGCCCCCCccaggggtggggccacagggggAGTCTAGGCCCGGGTAACTCCCGGGGGTTGGCACAGCCCTGCTACGGCTCACTGGGAAGCTCCCTTGGCTGGCAGGCACTGGGGCTGTTTGGGGGTGTCTGATGCCTTCACACTGGGGTGCAGGACCTGGCATTCCCCCGTCAGCTGTAGCTGAGGACCGGGGATGGGAAagctctcctcacccccaccccccgaaagTGGGGCAGGTTCAGTTCTGGTTCAGGCTCTGTCCAGAACCCCTGACACTGGAGGGAGAAGGCAAAGGGTCCCCAGCCGGGGTTGATGCCCATGGGGAAGTCACAGGGCAAGGAGGCTGCAGGCTGGCTCAGTCCCTCCCCCAGTTTATTCTGTTTCACTCTGCTGTAAAGATTTCTGGCAGAATGAGGCGAAGCTGCGAGTGTGGAGGGCAGAGCCCACCTGGGGTGCCAGGGAAGAAGCCCACCCGTTCCCAGAGCGCTGGGCTCCTGCCTCCCCCTgacccacacacagccccagtgcCTGGGGAGAGCTCTGCCCGGGACACGGCACTCACGGGGGAGAGCACGTCCCCGTCGAAGCGGCGCACGGGGGTTGGCTTGCGTCGGTAGCTGGGCTCGGGCAGGTGGGCCTtgtgtgggtggggagagggatggggcagcctccgcttcttcttcttctccttccgCTCCTCCCGCTGCTTGATCCTCATCAGCTGCACCCGGCGCTGCTGCCGGCTGATAACCACTGCATGGCGAGATGGGGAGTGAGGGGTCTGTTCTGCACCTCCATGGCACCTGGACCCTGCAACCCCTCACCACCCGGACCCTGCAATCCCACCCTGCATGGTACCCAGACCCTGCAACCCCGCACATGCCCTGGCATCTGGAACTTGCACCGCCCCCCTGGCACCTGGAACCTGCAAACCCCCCTGCCCGCAGATCCTACAACCCCCCCACTCAAAGGTACCTGGAccctgcaaccccacccccctccaccagCACCCGGACCCtgcgacccccccacccccagatcctACAACCCCCCCCAACAGTACCTGGACCCTGCACTCCTGCCGTGCACGGTACCCGGACCCTGCAACCCTGCCCCCCGTGTCACCCCTCCAATGACTGAGAGCTGTGACTCCCTCCCCACAACACCCCCCAATCACTCAGAGCCCGTGAACCACCCACAACACCCACCACCTCTGATCCCACCTTCCCCGTGTCCCTCGCCTGCCCGTCCCGCCGCACCTTCGGTGTGGGAGTACCCCTCGGCCGTGACTCTCCACTGCACCAGCACGCCCAGCGTGGCGAGGACGGGCCAGACGCCCAGGATGACCCAGCTGTACCAGCACATGGGCCGGGCGGGCGCCGCCTGGACGCGCTCGTAGAcgtactgcagcagcagcagaagctccGTGAAGTAGTCGACGGTGACGGTCATGACGGCGCTGCCGAAGACGGCCGTGGAGAGGGTGGTGAAGAGCTTCTGCCACTGCAGGGTGAGCACGGCGCCGAGCATGCCCACGCCCAGCAGCAGCCCGATGGGGACCCACACCGTGGGCGGGTGGTAGAACTGCTCCATGGCCACCAGCGTGGCCAgcgccagcagcagccccagcagcagccccaccaTGAAGAGCCCAACGCTGCGCACCAGCATGGTGACCAGCCCGCACAGCGCCCCGATGCCCAGCCCGATGCCCACCGAGGCCTCCACGCTCAGCTGCGTGTCCAGCACCCGCTCCTTGTAGCACAGCATGAAGATGACGATGGAGCCAAACATCAGCCCGGTCAGGAACATGATGGCCTTGAAGCAGCGGTAGCCTAGGGAGAGCCGGGCTGGTCACTGCCCGGCCAGCGGGGACGTAGCGTTGGCAGGAGCCCCCCGAAGGCAGgggggctcctgctgggggggcAGCGCCAGGGTTCGCCGCAGGCAGTCTTGGCGCAGCACAGATGCGCTCGGCCAGAGATGCTGGCTGCGGCTCGGCGGCGTTAAACACCGCGTGACGGCCTGGCTGACGAGCCGGCGGCTTTCAGCACGTGATAAAATGACACCACATGGAGAATTACGTCGAGTCCATGGCAGAACGAATTCCCACTCCCGGGCCCTCGTGGGcaatgcccatcactgtggtgcCCGAACCCCTGAGCTCTGAGGGTCAGACTGGAGCCTCAGCTGGGAGTtgctgccctggccctggccctgcccccagccccaggctcctctCCCCCAACTCGGCCTCAGCCCCATCCGCTCGCTCTCCCGGGCTGTGGGGAGGAacacaggctgggagccaggggcccCGGGCTTGCTCTCCGGCTCCGGGAGGGCACAGAGAAGTGGGCTCAAGTGGGCCCGAGCAGCATGGCTGGGCACCAGGACTTCTcacttctgccactgactcgctgTAAGCTGGAGGGAGGCCGGCCCCACCCCTGCGCCTCAGTGTCCCCACATGTACAGGGGACGGAAGGGCTGCAAAGCATGCCGCTTAttgctgccactctctggccggcCCTCCCCGTCACCCTCGCTCTCCGAGCCCCCATCTcgtgccccgctccccacactcCCTGCCCCTGTGGCACAGCCGAGGCGGCCCGCCCGGCCCCGCCCAACTCACCGAAGAAGCAGTAGATGATCCCGAAGACGCAGCACATGGCGCACACGGCCGAGGGCACCACCTGGTACCGGCGCtcgagctgctgctggcagctgtgCCCCCACTCCTGCTCGGTGCCGTGCGGCAGCAGCTTGAACCGTAGCGTCTGCACAGTTGAAGTCATGGCTCGCGGCGCTCCTGGCGGGGGTCAGATGCCCCacgccccccccactccccacaggccGCGCTGCAcccaggagcctcctgcagcTGGAGAGAGGACAGAGCGACAGGGGAGGGGGTAAGAGCTAGCCTGCCCCGAGCACCCAGCGCCTGCCGGCCCCACGCAGCACCCACCTCCGTAGCAAGAACTGCAGGCTGGCTGCCCGCCCCAGAGCCCCCCTGATCCCCACAGTGCGGGGAGCTCAGCTGCacaccgcccccgccccccatgcctGGTGTCCTCGCAGGTCGTGGGACAGAGCGGGACCCTGTGATGGCACCAGGGGAGctaggctggagcagggaggcagCCCTGgagtggctggggggaggaaggctcAGGGACCAGTGGGCTCtgacaggagctgggggaggctatGGGAAGGGGGCTTGGGATGGGAACCCAGGGGGAGCTTCCTGATGggggcccagcccagggctcccagcagagGTGCGAGGAACCCCCCTGcatccaggcaggcaggagacagGGGCCCCTGGAAGGGAGACTGCAGGGATGGCTTTGCCATACTACAGCGTGTGTAAAAGGCTAGTTAGCGTGAGAGAGCCATTTGCCCTGcgttggagggaggggggcagggagggtcatGGAGCAACTTCCCGGGTGTCTGAGGCGGGGGGGACTGCGGCTGGCCATGGAGCGGCTCCCCCAGtgtctgtgtgggggtggggaggaccaTGAAGCAGCTCCCCCAGTGTCTGTGGGGGGACTGGGGCCGGGGATGGCCACGGAGCAGCTCCCCCAGtgtctgggaggggactggggctgGAGAGGCGATGGAGGGCAACTGGGGCTCAGGAAAGTCAATAAAGGGCTGTTTTGTTTTGGTCCTATTGGCTCCCCCAGAAGTGAAGGGTTGTTAGTTTGGCTCAAGGGCCAAACTACTCtgagaggagggaaactgaggccataATTGCCCCACTACAAGAGCAAGATGTAAaccagaagggaaactgaggcagcaatgcTGGCAAGGTAAGAACTGTTACAGGTGCTAACCCCCTCAAGAACCCAACTCAAAGCCTGGGCACTAACCCAGAGGCTTTGATACAGAGAGATCTCCAGCCTGACCCAACAGCACCGCCCTGCACAGAGAGAACCCAACCCGAACGGACAGGACTCACTGCGCCTGGCGGCACTGATCCGAGAGAAGGCAGCCACAGGGCGCTAACCGAGCAAGCCCACACCACAGCACCGCCCCACAGGACTCCAGGCCAGACAGGACCTCGGAGCGCTAGTCGGACCTCCCGCGAAGCCCTGGCCAGAGGATTTTACCCAGCCACCGCCGCACTgcgcccagtaacttgtgttcaGCCATGGCATCCCCCCGAAGGGCCCCAGGGTGGATGGGAAGCCTTCAAGCGAAGGGGAATCCACGGGTGAAGCACCTGCATGGTTAAACATCGGGACCTTATTTCTAATTGGGATTTGTCCAGCTGCAGTGTCTAGCCGGGGGCTCTGGTTCTGGACGtctctgccagactgaagagcccttaGTGCTGCAGCTAAGCCAGCTGGCTGGGGATGCCGTGCTGCGGCTGAGCTGGGTGGCCGGGGCTGAGGGATGCCGTGCCGCGGCTGAGGTGGGTGGCCGGGGGCGAGGGGTGCCGTGCCGCGGCTGAGCTGGCCGGCCGGGGGCGAGGGGTGCCGTGCCGCGGCTGAGCTGGGTGGCCGGGGGCGAGGGGTGCCGTGCTGCGGCTGAGCTGGGTGGCCGGGGGCGAGGGGTGCCGTGCCGCGGCGGAGCTGGGTGGCCGGGGGCGAGGGGTGCCGTGCCGCGGCTGAGCTGGCCGGCCGGGGGCGAGGGGTGCCGTGCCGCGGCTGAGCTGGCCGGCCGGGGGCGAGGGGTGCCGTGCCACGGTTGAGCTTAGTGGCCGGGGGCGAGGGGTGCCGTGCCGCGGCTGAGCTGGGTGGCCGGGGCTGTGGGGTGCCGTGCCGCGGCTGATCTGGGTGGCAGGGGGCGAGGGGTGCCATGTCGCGGTGGAGCTGGGTGGccgggggcgaggggtgctgTGCCACGGCGGAGCTGGGTGGCCGGGGGCGAGGGGTGCCGTGCCGCGGCTGAGCTGGGTGGCCGGGGCTGAGGGGTGCCGTGCCGCGGCTGAGCTGGCCGGCCGGGGGCGAGGGGTGCCGTGCCGCGGCTGAGCTGGGTGGCTGGGGGCGATGGGTGCCGTGCCGCGGTTGAGCTGGCCGGCCGGGGCTGAGGGGTGCCGTGCCGCGGCGGAGCTGGTTGGCCGGGGCTGTGGGGTGCTGTGTCGCGGTGGAGCTGGGTGGCCGGGGGCGAGGGGTGCCGTGCCGCGGCTGAGCTGGTTGGCCGGGGCTGAGGGGTGCCGTGCTGCGGCTGAGCTGGCCGGCCGGGGGCGAGGGGTGCCGTGCCGCGGCTGAGCTGGGTGGCCGGGGGCGAGGGGTGCCGTGCCGCGGTTGAGCTGGCCGGCCGGGGGCGAGGGGTGCCCAGCATGGCAGGGACTTGGGCTGCTCTCAGGGTCTGGGTTCACTGCACCGTGCGCCCCTCGCCGCCCTCCCGCAAGGGGGCCTGGCTGTGGGGCCAGCTCAGGGGCGCTGGGGCCGGGCAGTCTCCGGCAGGAGGAGGGTCCCGCAGACGCCGGCTCGGGCCGGCTCCCCAGGACGGGCAGGGCCCTGGAGTGACCCCTCCTGGCTGGGGATCCCCGGGCCacgggcggggtgtggggggagccccaCTGCCACCCATTGGAGCGCTCGCTGTTGCTAAGGGAGGCAAGACACTTGCTGATTGGCTGCAGGGAAACTACCCACCAGCTGTGTGCTCTGCTACCGCCTCTTGTTACatacccccccggcccccccgcccccttcctgccccacctgccccctgcctattcccccagccctgcccctccacctgccccccctACCTACCCCcggcccccctgcccccttcctgccccacctgcccccccagccccgcccctccacctgcccccaccctacctctcccctggccccccagcccccttcccgcCTCGCCTGCCCCCTGCCTattccccccgccctgcccctcctcctgctcccacccTACTTCCCAccctggcccccccacccccttcccgccccgTCTGCCCCCTGCCTattcccccaaccctgcccctccacctgctccccctaCCTAcccccggccccccagcccccttcccgcCTCGCCTGCCCCCTGCctattcccccagccctgcccctcctcctgctcccacccTACT encodes:
- the TMEM198 gene encoding transmembrane protein 198, producing MTSTVQTLRFKLLPHGTEQEWGHSCQQQLERRYQVVPSAVCAMCCVFGIIYCFFGYRCFKAIMFLTGLMFGSIVIFMLCYKERVLDTQLSVEASVGIGLGIGALCGLVTMLVRSVGLFMVGLLLGLLLALATLVAMEQFYHPPTVWVPIGLLLGVGMLGAVLTLQWQKLFTTLSTAVFGSAVMTVTVDYFTELLLLLQYVYERVQAAPARPMCWYSWVILGVWPVLATLGVLVQWRVTAEGYSHTEVVISRQQRRVQLMRIKQREERKEKKKKRRLPHPSPHPHKAHLPEPSYRRKPTPVRRFDGDVLSPSYIQSFRERQTGTSLSSLITSAHAVVDLDYDCGSTVPLTMGSGPALRV